The genomic DNA atttattaatccTTCGTTCGTTTGTTCGCTCATCTTTTGTTTCCTCTTGATATTACCTCCCTCTGACGGCAAATACCGATGCCGTGACCGTCTAACACTATGAGAAACTAAtgcaaaagaaaaaaatccaTTTCAATTCAAGGAATAGCATTACATACATACAATATAGCATTCTAGAAGAATCTCTAGCAAAAagtgtttttttgttaatCTAACCTAACGTCTTTCAACCTCGTACATGAAATCAAAGTAAGACTTGTCGAAATGATGAATACGAACAAAACCGTCTTCTCCTCCACTGGCGTAGCCTGTGCCCTTGGGATGGATAACAATGGTGTTGATAGGACCGAAATGGCCCTTGACACGGCCAACCTCGTcttcaaataatttatgATAGAATCTCGACTCGAATTTACCCTCACGAGCAGCAGTAGTTGTGACATCACGGGCTTCttgaccaccaccaatgaCAATGAAATCTTTAATAGGAGTGATAGCAGCTGAGTTCATTGGGGTCTCAGTCACGTAAACTCTGAGAATCTCTAAATCATCGACGCGGATTAATTTACCAGTCTTGTCCTTTGACGAAGTAATGAAATATGTTCTATCGGGAGACATTTGTAGATCAGTGATAACACCTTCATGAGCAGTGACACTGGAAACAAGttcaccagtagcaacGTCGTATTTTGAAACCTCACCATTTGAGTGACCAGCAACGATGTGCTTTCCGTCATAAGTCCAAGCAGCAGTAGTGAATTTGGTTTGGCCCTCTGCATATCTAATAACAAAAGTAGGTTCAGGTTCTTGGCTAGCTTGGTCTTCAATAGACACATTGTACAATGCAATACTACCCTTCTGTCCCATATGCTCTTCCGTAACCGCTAAAAACTGCTTAGCATCGGGTGAAAATTGCACGTATCTAGCAGTGGCTTTCGTATCCCATTTATATGTGTTTTGACCAGTCTTTACATCCCACAATCTAATCGAactatcagcagcaccagtaatGGCGACGGTGGTGGTAGGATCAACGTCAATGGAGAAAATAGCACCACCATGACCAGAAAAGGTACCTAGACGTTCACCATTGTGAGAAAACCACACAGAGGCGACTTGATCTCTAGCAGTTGAGAACAAAAGATCACCTTCACGGTTGAATTTTAGCTGGGTGAGAGGTCTGGAATGACCCTTGACAACAATAGGTCTCATATTTGCTGATGTATCTATCTGTGCAACTCGCCtaccagcagctttttACAATGTGGTCAAAAtgaaattttcaatttccATTTTTCACGCTCTGCGTAACAACCCCAGTCGTGTGAAAAATTCCTGTATCGGGTGTGTGCGGCTCTGATTCGTCGATCGACAGGGTCCTGCTGAAATGCTATACTACCATAAGTGTCTATTGAGAGAGTGTATGCGGAGAGAGCCTATGGCTACCGATCATATCAATAGGCCATTGTGGATTTTAAACATGGTCCATAAAAGTTTGATAATGAATATTCAGGAGAGAGTAGTGAGACTTGAATGGGCGAACAGTTTCTCCCCTCTGTTCAAGCACTACAGGTTTACATACGAATAGGAGTATTTATGACAAGTAAACATTCAAGGAAATTTATAGTTTGAACTTTATAGTTTGATTTAGTTAGATATTTCAACATACATTCTCAACCTTGCCAGCTTCTCCCTTGGGTCCAAGGTCTAGCTTGAGTCTACGGTTAAACAACTCAAGTAACATGTTAAGGCCAATGCTGGTTACAGCAGGATCAAATCGACCCTTAGAGAACTCGTCTCTAACAAAGGCATGTTGAGCACCAGCAACTTCGAGAAACGAGAATTCAATATTGCTCTGACGGAGCTTGGAACGGATCAAATCCCGACCCTCTGGAGGTACATGGGGGTCTTTGGTACCAAAAATAACTAGCAACTCTGCTTCAATCTCTGGAATTCTGTTCAGGGAGTGCAATTGACTGTTGGACGTTGTACCGAGAGTACTGGAGTGGATGTCGGTACCAAAGAAAGTTACCACCGCTCCTACTCTCTTATCAAAAGCAGCACGGAACGCAACATGGCCTCCAAGACACATACCAGTCGCACCAATCTTTCCTGTGCATGTCTTCAATCCTAGTAAATAGTCAATAGTAAGCTTGTTGTCTTCGTCATATGACTCCAATGGCTTGTCTTCCTTGTATTTGTTACCCAAATCAGTACCTTCGGTGTCATACTCCAATGCTTCCGGTCCCATGAAATTGTGATAAAcagaaggagcagccaCGATAAAGCCTTGACCAGCAATTTGTCTAGCAAATCTGGCAACTGGTCCGGTAACTGTATAACTTGTTAGTATGTACTCGACAATCGGTCGGTTCGGTTGGGTTCATAATGATAACCAAGTACGTTTTTCAGGAGAAAATCTCTAGGTTACAGTCTTCATGTTTATCCCCGAGAGGCAAGAAGTGATTGACCAAATTGACTACTTCTTTGCTATTTGGTCTCCGCACTACAGCTCTTACCTTGGTAAATTTCAGAGTGAACAATGACTGCTGGAAATTTGGCCAATGGGTAACCAGGGATCTTTGGGTGGTAAATAAATACCCTCATATTAGTCCCGTAGGACGTTTTAATATCCACATGAGAATCTTCAATCAGCATTGTTGACGTTTAAATATTCAGACTAGAGAGAGTCTATTAATTGACCCTTGTGTTTATATGGACGACATATGTAGGGGTAAATAGCGCCGTACTCTGCTCGGACCGTTAGATTCCGAGAAAACAACTAAGATATAAATTGTTCTTATTAGATCCCATGCCATTTATCAATTTGTACCGATTTCTTGGGAATCCACAATGGAATTTATATatggtgatgatattgtCAAAGTACTGGCAATATGCATGACATTTTGGTTACATGTAAGAAGGGAAAGCTGCTAAATTgattatataaaaaatttagaaaaaagaagataaCAAAATGTGTAGACCCAAAGCCTAAGGTACACCAATAAGAATTAAATTTCACCACAAGCTCTTATATTTGTGCCTCTTTTGTGGctcaataataataataataataataattaatcaatattaaagtcctaacacaattatacaacaacattaaaatattactatACTCTCGTAATGATAGTAGGACTATTCTACTATTGGCCCCCTACAGGCTATACCTTCGTGTTGGTTTCAACATGTGCGCTAGATAGGCCGGATTCCCCAGAACCTCCCTTTCCGAGCAGTGGAAAACCTGAACACCTTTGAGTAACCTTAGTATTTACTCCAGTGGTCAGGGGAAACCGCTGCTAGCTAATTCTCCTTAGAGAACGTGCTATCTTAGCTTAAAAGTGACGGATTCGCCTTAAGGAAGGAGGCGACCGCTTTGAGACCCTTTCGggtatcaagaagagatggtAGATCCAACTCACGGGATGCTTCGCGGAGGATCTGTCGATGTTCTTCAGTAAGTGGACAGTCTCGGAGGATATGCTCCaccgtttcttcaactccacATCGGCAATCATATCTACGATTACTGATTCGAAATCTCTGAAAGAACGAGCCCATTGCACCCATACCCGTTCTTAACTGAACCAACTTGCTTAGTTCTCCTCGCGGACTTTCATAAAGAAAAGGTCGCAGTGCATTCGCGTGCTTTGTAGAGTAGAGCCGGGGAGCTGTGAAGGACCGGTAAAAAGCTCCTTTCGGCGACTGAGTGTACTCTATCTCCCATTTTTGGTAGCATTGTGATCTAATTTCCTTGCGTAtagatttcttctggctgcttGCTTTGGATATGCCTTCACTGTCTCTGGAAGCCCACGGGGGTTTCCAAAGTCTGTACCTGTCCTTTTTGATGTCCGTAGCTTCAACTGTCCTATACAATTCATCCAATCGGTCACCCAGTATGGTTCCAGAATATAGCTTTCTAGCTCGAATGCGGTGGGGGTTATACCTATGAAGGTCACGATGGAGTCGTactaaataatattgttCGGTTTCCAGCATTCTATGCTCAACAGGGGGGATTTCCGCGTCTCGGTGGAGGCTGTCAATGGCCGTTGGTTTGTAGGCCCCTAAGATACTTCGAAGAGCTGCATTTTGGATCCTTTGGATAGCCTCTTTTAATCCTTTGCCGATTCGATTGTACCAAATTGGACTGGCATACTCGAGTATCGGCCTAACACAGCTTTTGTAGAGGCATCTCATGGTAGCGCCAGTTACTCCTCGAGTAACTCCTCCCAAGCGACGAATGATATTTAACGCTGACTGGCCTTTGCTGATTACTGATTTAGCGTGCTCGTCGAACTTAAGTTGGCGGTCTATAGTGACTCCTAATAACCTTAGGGAGCCAGTTGCCTGAATTCTCTCCCCCGTGGGGAGTATGAGCCGCCTACACCCCTTTGGAGTTACACGTTTCGCAATGTGCATGAATCCCAGCTTCTCGCCGTAGTCAATAAACGCATGTGCTGAAGTTGCCCATTCATGGCATCGAGCCAAGATATTGCTCAGCTTGGCCGTGTTTTCTGCGTATCTGGTGCTCGATACATAGATGGTGATATCGTCAATGAATCCAATGACTTTGCCGCCCATGCTTTTGATCAACGGATATAGCGGGCTCGTGTATATCAGGAATAGTAGTGGGGATATGGGCGAGCCCTGAGGAATACCCGTTGCTATTCTACGCTCTTTGGTACGCTTCCCATCAATCACCAGGCTTGTTCGTCTTCCTCTCATGAATTGGTAAACCCAGTTCTGCACTGCTGTAGGTAGCCCCATTCCCCCCATAGTGTCGAGGAGCGTGTCCCGGTGGACGTGATCAAAAGCTCCTTTGATATCTATGGCAAGGACTGAAGTAACCTGACCCCTCTTCATTCGTTTTTCAGCGTGATGCACAAGCTTGTGGGCTGCTTCCACTGCGGAGGAGCCATGGCGACCACCATACTGATCTACTGGCAGCATTCCACTGGTTAGAGCTGTCAGTCGACGTTGCATAATCTTCTCCAGAACTTTGCCTAGTGTACTCAGTAGTGTAATCGGCCGGTAGGACCGCGCCAATGTAGGATCTCGCTTTCGTTTGGGAATAACGACAGTGATTCCTTCTCGAAAGCATTTTGGATGATAGCCAACTCTAATGCAGTACTTTAGAAGGCCCTTCAGCAATTTACGGAAGCGTTTCACTACCCACGCTCTTTTGATAGCGACGGTTTTGACTCCATCAGGCCCGGGAGCCTTGTGAGGCGCTTGATCGCGTATGGCGTCTTCGATTTCTTGCGTACGTAGGCTCTTCCATTGGCCGGTTTTGACCACTTTGAGCACTCTTCTCGTCGACGGCGTGACATGCGGAAACAATCCCCGATAAAGTTCGTCTTCCTGCTCTTCAAATGTTTGAGCCAATTCGCCGGTTTCCAACTGGAGGGCGGGCATTACCGATTCTTGTTCGCGAGGTTTGATCATCTTATGTGCGTCATAAATTTCGCCTCCACGACGTGAGGCGAGGAATGAGTTCCAGGTGGTGTTCTTAGCCTCTAGAATCTTAGAGGCATACTCCTCATTAGCTTGCTGCCGCAGCCTTATATTCTCCTCAGTGGGCTTACTGCGAGCTCGTCTTCGAGCTCTACCAACGTCGCGCTTGGCCTGTCGTAATTCAGGTGTCCACCACCTCTTGCTCCTAGGAACAATCTTCAATTTTGGCACCGTCTCATCCAAACAGTTACAGAGCAATCCAATAAGCTTTGTGGCGTATCTGTCTGCGACTTTGTGTGTAGATTTTCCATTGCTGTAGCCCCGGAGTTCCTTAGGAATGGTTACCATAGCCGCTCGGGAGTTCAAAACCTTCTCGAAATTTTCCCAATCAGCCCGCTTATAATTGTACCTTCCACCATAGGTTTGAAGCAACTCAATGTCTAATGGATTGGTGTCGATCCTCCATTTCTGAAGGTAATGGTCGGAGCCTACATCTTCACTCTTCTCTGGCGTGATGGTTATGTTTGGGGTTGCGAATGTTAAATCAATCGTATTGCCAAAAATATGAGTTGGAACATTCGGCACCGTAGCTAGTAGGAGTCCATTGTCGTTAACCCAGTCTGCCCAGCTATTTGCCTCTCGGGTGACGTGCTCAGTGCTCTGCCACAtaggatgatgaagattaaaatctcctgcgatAATAATGAGTTCTGGAATTTGAGGAAGTAAAGTCTTGTAATATTCCACTGGGTGGATATCTTCGCTTATGCGGTTGTAGATGTTAGTGATATAAAGTTGACCAATTTGGATAGTTACCACATTCTCGGTGGTGAGTTCCCCCACCATTTTCAGTTGAGACTGGCCGTATATTCTCTTGTTGATATAAGTTATTGCGTTGATTCTCCCTGTCTGGGACTGTGTGTGGACGGCTACCCAAGCACTATGTTGGATCGGGTGCTGTCCCAGGTTGAGACCCGGCTCCTGGAGTAGAAGTAGGTCGAAGTCTGCAAACATGTCCTGGACATGGTGTGTTACCGATATTTGCTTTTGGCAGTTCAGCTGGGCTACTCGCAAAGGAGCGGTCAGCTTATTGTCGTTCAACTTCGTTCTCTGATTCATTAGGCGAAGTGGTgcctgaagaagcggcactGAGGGTTTCGACGTGTTGTGAAGGGGCAACCAACGAGGGAAGCGACgtattggtgctggaagAAACAGCGCTCTGAGGTTCGCGAGGCGGAGGGTGGGAGTCTGAAGTTGACTCCTCTCCTGACAAAACCGCATTGCGGGATTCAGCCTGTTGTGATGTTACAGTCGGTGGGGATTGCAATGAAGTGccggaagaagcagcactgtCAGGTTCGCCAGGCGAAGTGgaagaatccgaagtgGGATCTGATACCTTGTTGGAAGAAGCATCGTTGAGTGATTCAGCGTATTGGGAAGTGGCAGTCAGGGGAGACTGCGATGGAGTGTCGGAAGAAGCGACACGACTTGGTCCTGGGCTtgtgccagaagaagcagcactgtCAGATTCGCCAGGCGAAGTGGAAGAGTCCGAAGTGGGATCTGATACCTTGTTGGAAGAAGTACCGTTGATAGATTCAGCGTGTTGGGAAGTGGCAGTCAGCGGGGACTGCGATGGagtgccagaagaagcgacACTACTTTGTCCTGGACGTCGGATGAGAGTTACCGGTCGGGTTGGAACGCGTTTGTCACTAGCAGCCTGCCACGGGTAGACTCTCCGCTTCATGTCGGCGCACAGGAGGCCGTAACGCTGAAGCTTGTTGCATTCACTCAGTGAAACCAGAGTGAGAACTATAGACATAGCCTTCGTCGTGGGGTCGGACATTCTTTTGGGCGTGAGCCACCGGATAGGGCTTGCCAACTTCACATCGTTCGCAAACTCGATTTCTTCGTGATATTCATCTAAGTTGGTGTCCTTCGGGATTCCATGGACTACACACTTATACCAAGGGGTGTTATCCATGACCTCACCGTACTGTTGAATAGCCTCTGTAAACTTCTCAGGGATATCGCCTTTGAAATGGACTCGAACATTATTCTTGGGCGTGAGCGTAAGAGCCACGACCGATTTCCCTTCACCCATTTGCTGATTAAGTTTACTTACCAGCTCACTGCGTGAAGGTACGTCGGGTCCAAGTTTGACAACCTTGAAATTAGACCGGGCTGGTAGACTAGCAACCTTCTGGGCTGCTTCAACCGCCTCCTGTTCGCGtattattgctgctagATCCACAGATTGAAGTTTATTTGCTACCCATTTCTTGGCATGGGTAACTTCTCGGCGCATGAGGCCAGCTTTGGCTTGAACACGAGCTTCAGTTGCCGCAGTCTGCTCCGCGAATTTAAATTCACGAGAGTTACTCTCACGCACCATCTTGCCAGCGTAAGTCGCGAGGCTTCCTTGACTCTTCTCTACCGTTTTAAGGCGTTCTTCTAGGTAGGCAATTTTCTCTTTGTGCTTAGTCTCGATTGCGGCTAAGTATTTACGTAGAGCTACCAACTCATTGCCTTTGGCTGCGCCGTCCTTTTTAATCCTTTCCATTGCGGTATTATACTTGTTAATAGTGGCGTTGTTCTGTTTAagtgcttcttcttgttgtttaaTGAGTTTACCttgttggttgttggtttgtttaaatgcttcttcttgttgtttaaGGAGTTTGGCTTGTTGATTGTTGATTGCTTTGAGCTTCTGAATTTCTGACGCGAGCTCCGCCATAGACGCGGCGTCCTTCACCAAATTAATTGTTTCAGGCTCAGTAGGAATCGGGGTGGCTTCAAAGTATTCATCTTCGGCTTCAGAGCAGTCGGTTACTTCATCCCAGGGAAGTGAACGCGTCGACGCGTTTTCCATTGCGTCGTTGCTGGCGCGTTCCTCCGTGGCTTGAGGCTCCATCACGTCCGGAGACCGCTGAATGCGGGTGCGCTCGGGGTTGTCAAGTAACTGAATTAAAGGTCGGCTTGAATTTCGCGTTGTTCTGGTCTTATTCGTGGTGTTTATGACCAttcaattgtttttttcttttgtggCTCAACAAGTTGCGCCGAGCATTTTACAGCGTTATCCTCCTTTGCAGTTGGTCTAAAATTTACAGTTGTAATGAGGATCATCGCACGTATAACAAGCAAAATTGTCCAATGTGATTATTAGGAACTTTTGCAATATATTGAGCCTGTCAAGAGCTCAAAAACTAGAAACAAATATAAGGAAATCTGGTCCAGAGtcaatttgaaaaattttcTATCAACAAATATCCGATATGGTGTAATGGCTAGCACAGGACGCTCTCACCGTCCAGATCAGGGTTCGATTCCCTGTATCggagtttcttttttgcatttataccatcttctttttctttggatAGAAGTATTACTGGCGGTAGATACAAATAACCGCTGAGTCCGGATCGGATAGGTTCAGTCGTGCTTAGAAGTATGACAGGAGGTGAG from Sugiyamaella lignohabitans strain CBS 10342 chromosome D, complete sequence includes the following:
- the TIF34 gene encoding translation initiation factor eIF3 subunit i (eIF3i subunit of the eukaryotic translation initiation factor 3 (eIF3); subunit of the core complex of eIF3; essential for translation; stimulates rate of ribosomal scanning during translation reinitiation; GO_component: GO:0005737 - cytoplasm [Evidence IEA,IEA,IEA,IEA]; GO_component: GO:0016282 - eukaryotic 43S preinitiation complex [Evidence IEA]; GO_component: GO:0033290 - eukaryotic 48S preinitiation complex [Evidence IEA]; GO_component: GO:0005852 - eukaryotic translation initiation factor 3 complex [Evidence IEA,IEA]; GO_component: GO:0005852 - eukaryotic translation initiation factor 3 complex [Evidence IDA,IPI] [PMID 9660829]; GO_component: GO:0005852 - eukaryotic translation initiation factor 3 complex [Evidence IDA,IPI] [PMID 9671501]; GO_component: GO:0043614 - multi-eIF complex [Evidence IDA] [PMID 11018020]; GO_component: GO:0043614 - multi-eIF complex [Evidence IDA] [PMID 15838098]; GO_function: GO:0003743 - translation initiation factor activity [Evidence IEA,IEA,IEA]; GO_function: GO:0003743 - translation initiation factor activity [Evidence IDA] [PMID 9671501]; GO_process: GO:0001731 - formation of translation preinitiation complex [Evidence IEA]; GO_process: GO:0006446 - regulation of translational initiation [Evidence IEA]; GO_process: GO:0006412 - translation [Evidence IEA]; GO_process: GO:0002188 - translation reinitiation [Evidence IMP] [PMID 20679478]; GO_process: GO:0006413 - translational initiation [Evidence IEA,IEA]; GO_process: GO:0006413 - translational initiation [Evidence IDA] [PMID 9671501]) — protein: MRPIVVKGHSRPLTQLKFNREGDLLFSTARDQVASVWFSHNGERLGTFSGHGGAIFSIDVDPTTTVAITGAADSSIRLWDVKTGQNTYKWDTKATARYVQFSPDAKQFLAVTEEHMGQKGSIALYNVSIEDQASQEPEPTFVIRYAEGQTKFTTAAWTYDGKHIVAGHSNGEVSKYDVATGELVSSVTAHEGVITDLQMSPDRTYFITSSKDKTGKLIRVDDLEILRVYVTETPMNSAAITPIKDFIVIGGGQEARDVTTTAAREGKFESRFYHKLFEDEVGRVKGHFGPINTIVIHPKGTGYASGGEDGFVRIHHFDKSYFDFMYEVERR
- a CDS encoding carboxymethylenebutenolidase (Putative carboxymethylenebutenolidase; the authentic, non-tagged protein is detected in highly purified mitochondria in high-throughput studies; YDL086W is not an essential gene; GO_component: GO:0005737 - cytoplasm [Evidence IDA] [PMID 11914276]; GO_component: GO:0005739 - mitochondrion [Evidence IDA] [PMID 14576278]; GO_component: GO:0005739 - mitochondrion [Evidence IDA] [PMID 16823961]; GO_function: GO:0008806 - carboxymethylenebutenolidase activity [Evidence IEA]; GO_function: GO:0008806 - carboxymethylenebutenolidase activity [Evidence ISS] [PMID 10592175]; GO_function: GO:0016787 - hydrolase activity [Evidence IEA,IEA]; GO_process: GO:0008150 - biological_process [Evidence ND]; GO_process: GO:0008152 - metabolic process [Evidence IEA,IEA,IEA]); the encoded protein is MGPEALEYDTEGTDLGNKYKEDKPLESYDEDNKLTIDYLLGLKTCTGKIGATGMCLGGHVAFRAAFDKRVGAVVTFFGTDIHSSTLGTTSNSQLHSLNRIPEIEAELLVIFGTKDPHVPPEGRDLIRSKLRQSNIEFSFLEVAGAQHAFVRDEFSKGRFDPAVTSIGLNMLLELFNRRLKLDLGPKGEAGKVENVC
- the POL92 gene encoding polyprotein of L1-like non-LTR retrotransposon Zorro 3 (allele of CaO19.8194), giving the protein MFADFDLLLLQEPGLNLGQHPIQHSAWVAVHTQSQTGRINAITYINKRIYGQSQLKMVGELTTENVVTIQIGQLYITNIYNRISEDIHPVEYYKTLLPQIPELIIIAGDFNLHHPMWQSTEHVTREANSWADWVNDNGLLLATVPNVPTHIFGNTIDLTFATPNITITPEKSEDVGSDHYLQKWRIDTNPLDIELLQTYGGRYNYKRADWENFEKVLNSRAAMVTIPKELRGYSNGKSTHKVADRYATKLIGLLCNCLDETVPKLKIVPRSKRWWTPELRQAKRDVGRARRRARSKPTEENIRLRQQANEEYASKILEAKNTTWNSFLASRRGGEIYDAHKMIKPREQESVMPALQLETGELAQTFEEQEDELYRGLFPHVTPSTRRVLKVVKTGQWKSLRTQEIEDAIRDQAPHKAPGPDGVKTVAIKRAWVVKRFRKLLKGLLKYCIRVGYHPKCFREGITVVIPKRKRDPTLARSYRPITLLSTLGKVLEKIMQRRLTALTSGMLPVDQYGGRHGSSAVEAAHKLVHHAEKRMKRGQVTSVLAIDIKGAFDHVHRDTLLDTMGGMGLPTAVQNWVYQFMRGRRTSLVIDGKRTKERRIATGIPQGSPISPLLFLIYTSPLYPLIKSMGGKVIGFIDDITIYVSSTRYAENTAKLSNILARCHEWATSAHAFIDYGEKLGFMHIAKRVTPKGCRRLILPTGERIQATGSLRLLGVTIDRQLKFDEHAKSVISKGQSALNIIRRLGGVTRGVTGATMRCLYKSCVRPILEYASPIWYNRIGKGLKEAIQRIQNAALRSILGAYKPTAIDSLHRDAEIPPVEHRMLETEQYYLVRLHRDLHRYNPHRIRARKLYSGTILGDRLDELYRTVEATDIKKDRYRLWKPPWASRDSEGISKASSQKKSIRKEIRSQCYQKWEIEYTQSPKGAFYRSFTAPRLYSTKHANALRPFLYESPRGELSKLVQLRTGMGAMGSFFQRFRISNRRYDCRCGVEETVEHILRDCPLTEEHRQILREASRELDLPSLLDTRKGLKAVASFLKANPSLLS